In one window of Nakamurella alba DNA:
- a CDS encoding DUF6421 family protein — protein MTGARTADLPAWIRLRDTVSRFRPLQSADGSVPADRLAEARPLITDVVDALAELAPRFEHDAEYLGALQRDLVRWSEQDLGVPDFLDSLVTFRPELQRVDGLEHLVLFPMYTQNGNPDRNLEAVLVQVIWPDSVAQLEAGEYSNKLFVPIRFLDFTAGYDTNSAVLFPETVAMREIPQFTWGAIFADREAARFRRVVRAAADITRLELPPDAARLLADQRLAEETFVTWDLIHDRTHMHGDLPFDPFMIKQRMPYFLYTLEELRCDLTAFREAVALEQQGLPQARLVQYAILFDRIFRFAITGTRVRNYDGLGGQLLFAWLHQHHVLHWTDNRLTVDWSAVTAPVLELGRAIEDLYWRSIDRPKVAHWLAAYQLVSATVTPHPASVWARGAEALPFDGPPKGLTDAVLPDEFPLSMFYEALSRKLGDTVAATAGITGTTP, from the coding sequence GTGACGGGCGCACGGACCGCCGACCTCCCCGCCTGGATCCGGCTGCGGGACACCGTCTCCCGGTTCCGGCCGCTGCAGTCCGCCGACGGCTCGGTGCCGGCCGACCGCCTCGCCGAGGCCCGCCCGCTGATCACCGACGTCGTCGACGCCCTCGCCGAGCTCGCACCCCGCTTCGAGCACGACGCCGAGTACCTGGGCGCGCTGCAGCGCGACCTCGTCCGCTGGTCGGAGCAGGACCTCGGGGTCCCCGACTTCCTGGACTCGCTGGTCACGTTCCGACCGGAGCTGCAGCGGGTCGACGGCCTCGAGCACCTGGTGCTGTTCCCCATGTACACGCAGAACGGGAACCCGGACCGGAACCTGGAAGCCGTGCTGGTGCAGGTGATCTGGCCGGATTCGGTGGCTCAGTTGGAGGCCGGCGAGTACTCGAACAAGCTCTTCGTCCCGATCCGGTTCCTCGACTTCACCGCGGGGTACGACACCAACTCCGCCGTGCTCTTCCCGGAAACCGTTGCGATGCGCGAGATCCCGCAGTTCACCTGGGGTGCCATCTTCGCCGATCGGGAGGCCGCCCGGTTCCGCCGGGTGGTCCGGGCCGCCGCGGACATCACCCGGCTCGAGCTGCCGCCGGACGCCGCCCGGCTGCTCGCCGACCAGCGGCTGGCCGAGGAGACCTTCGTCACCTGGGATCTCATCCACGACCGCACCCACATGCACGGCGACCTGCCGTTCGACCCGTTCATGATCAAGCAGCGGATGCCGTACTTCTTGTACACGCTGGAGGAGCTGCGCTGCGACCTCACGGCCTTCCGCGAGGCCGTCGCGCTCGAGCAGCAGGGCCTCCCGCAGGCGCGGCTGGTGCAGTACGCCATACTCTTCGACCGCATCTTCCGCTTCGCGATCACCGGCACCCGGGTCCGCAACTACGACGGCCTCGGCGGTCAGCTGCTCTTCGCGTGGCTGCACCAGCACCACGTCCTGCACTGGACCGACAACCGGCTGACCGTCGACTGGTCGGCGGTGACCGCGCCGGTGCTCGAACTCGGCCGCGCCATCGAGGACCTCTACTGGCGCTCCATCGACCGCCCCAAGGTCGCGCACTGGCTGGCCGCCTACCAGCTGGTGTCCGCCACCGTCACCCCGCACCCGGCCTCGGTGTGGGCGCGCGGCGCCGAGGCACTGCCGTTCGACGGCCCGCCCAAGGGCCTCACCGACGCCGTGCTGCCCGACGAGTTCCCGCTCTCGATGTTCTACGAGGCGCTCTCCCGCAAGCTCGGCGACACCGTGGCCGCCACCGCCGGCATCACCGGCACCACCCCCTGA
- a CDS encoding threonine aldolase family protein, whose amino-acid sequence MRTVTVLHDPDRRGFASDNYAGTHPEMLAALAEANGGHQQAYGADVYTAHLQTVMAGHFGEGTVTFPVFNGTGANVVGLQSLLPRWGGVVCAETAHINTDENGAPERMAGIKLMTVATPDGKLTPELVDLQAYGWGDEHRAQPLVVSITQTTEMGTLYSPEEIRALADHAHARGMALHMDGSRIANAAAALGLPLRAFTTDAGVDVLSFGGTKNGLVFGEAVVVLPGAAQHDAAATALPFLRKMSMQLPSKMRFVSAQLIALLEGDLWLRSAQHANTMAARLAEAVGGFDGVRITQQVYANAVFAILDRTVADQLRAQFKFYDWNQATGEVRWMCAFDTTEADVDAFAAALKELLARAGA is encoded by the coding sequence CTGAGGACCGTGACCGTTCTGCACGACCCCGACCGCAGGGGCTTCGCCTCCGACAACTACGCCGGCACCCACCCGGAGATGCTCGCCGCCCTGGCCGAGGCCAACGGCGGGCACCAGCAGGCCTACGGCGCGGACGTGTACACCGCGCACCTGCAGACCGTGATGGCCGGGCACTTCGGCGAGGGCACGGTGACCTTCCCGGTGTTCAACGGCACCGGCGCGAACGTCGTCGGACTGCAGTCGCTCCTCCCCCGCTGGGGCGGCGTCGTCTGTGCCGAGACCGCGCACATCAACACCGACGAGAACGGCGCCCCGGAACGGATGGCCGGCATCAAGCTGATGACCGTCGCCACCCCGGACGGCAAGCTGACCCCGGAACTGGTCGATCTGCAGGCCTACGGCTGGGGCGACGAGCACCGGGCCCAGCCGCTGGTCGTCTCCATCACCCAGACCACCGAGATGGGCACGCTGTACAGCCCCGAGGAGATCCGGGCGCTGGCCGACCACGCGCACGCCCGCGGGATGGCCCTGCACATGGACGGCTCGCGGATCGCGAACGCCGCTGCCGCCCTCGGCCTGCCGCTGCGGGCGTTCACCACCGACGCCGGCGTCGACGTGCTGTCCTTCGGTGGGACGAAGAACGGTCTGGTCTTCGGCGAGGCTGTCGTGGTGCTGCCGGGTGCCGCCCAGCACGACGCGGCTGCCACCGCACTCCCGTTCCTGCGCAAGATGTCCATGCAGCTGCCGTCGAAGATGCGCTTCGTCTCGGCCCAGCTGATCGCCCTGCTCGAGGGCGACCTGTGGCTGCGGTCCGCGCAGCACGCGAACACCATGGCCGCCCGGCTGGCCGAGGCCGTCGGCGGGTTCGACGGCGTGCGGATCACCCAGCAGGTCTACGCCAACGCGGTGTTCGCGATCCTCGACCGGACCGTCGCCGACCAGCTCCGCGCCCAGTTCAAGTTCTACGACTGGAACCAGGCCACGGGCGAGGTGCGCTGGATGTGCGCGTTCGACACCACGGAGGCCGACGTGGACGCCTTCGCCGCGGCGCTGAAGGAACTGCTGGCCCGGGCCGGCGCCTGA
- a CDS encoding Gfo/Idh/MocA family protein, with protein MSDSLGVAVIGAGMAGRAHAAGYRSAPTLYDQVLPDIRLVAIADVNEGFATDAARRFGYQRAETSWQAVAEADDIDVVSVVVANHLHREVVEGLLAAGKHVLCEKPFAPTIAEAQSMVDAAAAAPNQATGVGFVYRRSPAISAVRELVTDGAIGAPVHFNGRYWCDYAADPLAPMSWRYKGGPGSGALADIGSHMIDSAEYLCGPIVAVSGARLHTHVTERALPLGQAVGHSGAALSDVVEPVENEDVVTFTLRFASGALGTLSASRVAVGHPNSYGFDLYGDGGTAGFDMDRPSEISFVDSSTVGRTHGRRQVLIGPDHPFISRGMAMDFPGVGYGQNDLFVFQSRAFLDQAAGVPSALPPVPSFEHGLRNMKVMAAVVASAAEGGREITID; from the coding sequence ATGTCCGATTCCCTCGGTGTGGCCGTGATCGGCGCCGGCATGGCCGGCCGCGCGCACGCCGCCGGATACCGGTCCGCACCCACCCTCTACGACCAGGTGCTGCCGGACATCCGGTTGGTCGCGATCGCCGACGTCAACGAAGGTTTCGCCACCGACGCGGCCCGCCGCTTCGGTTACCAGCGGGCCGAGACCAGCTGGCAGGCAGTGGCCGAGGCCGACGACATCGACGTCGTGAGCGTCGTTGTCGCCAACCACTTGCACCGCGAGGTGGTGGAGGGTCTGCTCGCCGCCGGCAAGCACGTGCTGTGCGAGAAGCCGTTCGCGCCGACGATCGCCGAGGCGCAGTCCATGGTCGACGCGGCGGCCGCGGCGCCGAACCAGGCGACCGGCGTCGGGTTCGTCTACCGCCGTTCGCCGGCGATCAGCGCGGTCCGTGAGCTGGTCACCGACGGCGCGATCGGCGCGCCGGTGCACTTCAACGGGCGCTACTGGTGCGACTACGCCGCCGACCCGCTGGCCCCGATGAGCTGGCGGTACAAGGGTGGTCCCGGGTCCGGTGCGCTCGCCGACATCGGCAGCCACATGATCGACTCCGCCGAGTACCTGTGCGGCCCGATCGTCGCCGTGTCCGGCGCCCGGCTGCACACGCACGTCACCGAGCGGGCGTTGCCGCTGGGTCAGGCGGTGGGCCACTCCGGTGCCGCGCTGTCGGACGTGGTGGAGCCGGTGGAGAACGAGGACGTCGTCACCTTCACCCTGCGGTTCGCCTCCGGCGCGCTGGGCACACTGTCCGCGTCCCGGGTGGCGGTGGGGCACCCGAATTCCTACGGCTTCGACCTCTACGGCGACGGTGGCACGGCCGGTTTCGACATGGACCGGCCGAGCGAGATCTCCTTCGTCGACTCCTCGACGGTCGGCCGCACGCACGGCCGCCGGCAGGTGCTGATCGGGCCGGACCACCCGTTCATCAGCCGCGGCATGGCGATGGACTTCCCGGGGGTCGGCTACGGCCAGAACGATCTGTTCGTCTTCCAGTCCCGGGCCTTCCTGGACCAGGCCGCCGGCGTGCCGTCCGCGCTGCCCCCGGTGCCTTCCTTCGAGCACGGGCTGCGCAACATGAAGGTGATGGCCGCGGTCGTGGCCTCGGCGGCCGAGGGTGGTCGGGAGATCACCATCGACTGA
- a CDS encoding ribose-phosphate diphosphokinase — protein sequence MNSLSTTTRKSMMLFSGRGYPELAEEVAKELQVEVTPQSIWDFANGEIFVRPERSVRGTDAFVIQSCTVPINTWVMETLIMIDALKRASAKRITVVLPFYPYARQDKKHRGREPISARLIADLLKTAGAHRLMTVDLHTDQVQGFFDGPVDHLFAQGLLTEYISDRYGAEELTVVSPDSGRVRTAERWANRLGGVPIAFIHKTRDPLKPNQVVANRVVGEVDGRTCIVVDDMIDTGGTIAKAVIQVLEAGAKKVIVAATHGVLSDPAAERLSTCGAAEVVLTNTLPIPPAHTFDQLTVLSIAPLIAKAIHEVFEDGSVTSLFEGH from the coding sequence GTGAACTCGCTGTCCACCACCACCCGGAAGAGCATGATGCTCTTCTCCGGGCGCGGTTATCCCGAGCTGGCCGAGGAGGTCGCGAAGGAGCTGCAGGTCGAGGTCACCCCGCAGTCGATCTGGGACTTCGCCAACGGCGAGATCTTCGTGCGGCCGGAGCGCAGCGTCCGCGGCACCGACGCGTTCGTCATCCAGTCCTGCACGGTGCCGATCAACACCTGGGTGATGGAGACGCTGATCATGATCGACGCGCTCAAGCGCGCGTCGGCGAAGCGGATCACCGTCGTGCTGCCGTTCTACCCGTACGCCCGCCAGGACAAGAAGCACCGCGGCCGCGAGCCGATCAGCGCCCGGCTCATCGCCGACCTGTTGAAGACCGCCGGCGCACACCGGTTGATGACCGTCGACCTGCACACCGACCAGGTGCAGGGCTTCTTCGACGGCCCGGTCGACCACCTCTTCGCGCAGGGCCTGCTCACCGAGTACATCTCCGACCGCTACGGCGCCGAGGAATTGACCGTCGTCTCCCCCGACTCCGGCCGGGTCCGCACCGCGGAGCGCTGGGCGAACCGCCTCGGTGGCGTGCCGATCGCCTTCATCCACAAGACCCGGGACCCGCTCAAGCCGAACCAGGTGGTGGCGAACCGGGTGGTCGGCGAGGTCGACGGCCGCACCTGCATCGTCGTCGACGACATGATCGACACCGGCGGCACCATCGCCAAGGCGGTCATCCAGGTGCTCGAGGCCGGCGCGAAGAAGGTCATCGTCGCGGCGACCCACGGCGTGCTCTCCGACCCGGCCGCCGAGCGGCTCAGCACCTGCGGCGCCGCCGAGGTGGTGCTGACCAACACCCTGCCGATCCCACCGGCGCACACCTTCGACCAGCTCACCGTGCTGTCCATCGCGCCGCTGATCGCCAAGGCGATCCACGAGGTCTTCGAGGACGGGTCGGTGACCTCCCTCTTCGAGGGGCACTGA
- a CDS encoding ABC transporter permease: MSTTTPNRPPATGGAPAGGVPTRVDRPIGQRLLARPELGALIAAVVIFGFFFAIAPSLRSMASISTVLYEASVVGIPAVAVGLLMIGGEFDLSAGVATISTGLFTSMICYQLSLNMWVGTFLSLLLALVIGFVNGYLVVKTQIPSFLITLGTYFILWGVNLGVTKLVTGSVATVNTSDIEGFSSLNTIFAAEIPFFGTTLKITVLWWILFVLIAAWTLQRTRIGNWIFAVGGNPASARAVGVPVDKVKIGLFMGVTVLCWFYGMHRVYGFNGVIQAGEGVGQEFFYIIAVVVGGTLLTGGFGSAFGIAIGCLILAMARLGIVYAGWDPNWFRAFLGVMLLLAVMVNLYVKKVTSSRRLS, from the coding sequence GAGCTCGGCGCGCTGATCGCAGCGGTCGTCATCTTCGGCTTCTTCTTCGCCATCGCGCCGTCGCTGCGCTCGATGGCCTCCATCTCCACGGTGCTCTACGAGGCCTCCGTGGTGGGCATCCCGGCGGTCGCCGTCGGTCTGCTGATGATCGGTGGCGAGTTCGACCTCTCCGCCGGCGTCGCGACGATCAGCACCGGCCTGTTCACCTCGATGATCTGCTACCAGCTCAGCCTGAACATGTGGGTGGGCACGTTCCTGTCCCTGCTGCTGGCGCTGGTGATCGGCTTCGTCAACGGGTACCTGGTGGTCAAGACGCAGATCCCGAGCTTCCTGATCACGCTCGGCACGTACTTCATCCTGTGGGGTGTGAACCTCGGTGTCACCAAGCTGGTCACCGGCTCGGTGGCCACGGTGAACACCTCCGACATCGAGGGCTTCTCCTCGCTGAACACCATCTTCGCCGCCGAGATCCCGTTCTTCGGCACCACTCTGAAGATCACCGTGCTGTGGTGGATCCTGTTCGTGCTGATCGCGGCGTGGACGTTGCAGCGCACCCGGATCGGCAACTGGATCTTCGCGGTCGGCGGCAACCCGGCCAGCGCCCGCGCCGTCGGCGTGCCGGTGGACAAGGTCAAGATCGGCCTGTTCATGGGCGTCACCGTGCTCTGCTGGTTCTACGGCATGCACCGGGTGTACGGCTTCAACGGCGTCATCCAGGCCGGCGAGGGCGTCGGCCAGGAGTTCTTCTACATCATCGCCGTGGTGGTCGGCGGCACGCTGCTGACCGGTGGCTTCGGCTCCGCGTTCGGCATCGCCATCGGCTGCCTGATCCTGGCCATGGCCCGGCTCGGGATCGTCTACGCCGGTTGGGATCCCAACTGGTTCCGGGCCTTCCTCGGGGTCATGCTGCTGCTCGCGGTCATGGTGAACCTGTACGTCAAGAAGGTCACGTCCAGCAGAAGGTTGAGTTGA
- a CDS encoding Gfo/Idh/MocA family protein: MRTPLRWGILGTGGIGRVVVPAVRNDPVTEIVAVAGRSAQKAAAYSLQLGIPVHAADFRQLLARDDIDAVYVALPPSLHAEWTIEALRAGKHVVCEKPFSLDPDAVAECHREADRAGRLLFEAFMWRYHPQTVLARRIIGSGAIGEVATVRAALTITTPPDDIRRDPALDGGAVGDVGAYCISAVRLFGGPVSSISAVAVGESRADGSAGVDDLRVAAAARCASGVLGVLDIGLDLIRRDELEIIGTAGKVVIPDPWLGSTGVVEVHRWNGAVAEVERVPVDPHGVHGLTGSLFDGYRIEFATIADIIAGDHPQEFGADDAVDQARTLAALLTAVRTGTPTPIHHP; encoded by the coding sequence ATGCGGACTCCACTGCGCTGGGGCATTCTCGGCACCGGCGGCATCGGCCGGGTCGTCGTCCCGGCGGTGCGGAACGACCCGGTCACCGAGATCGTCGCGGTGGCCGGGCGTTCCGCGCAGAAGGCCGCGGCGTACTCGCTCCAGTTGGGGATCCCGGTGCACGCCGCCGACTTTCGGCAGCTGCTGGCCCGCGACGACATCGACGCGGTGTACGTCGCGCTGCCGCCCTCGCTGCACGCGGAGTGGACGATCGAGGCGCTGCGGGCCGGCAAGCACGTGGTGTGCGAGAAGCCGTTCTCGCTGGATCCGGACGCGGTGGCGGAGTGCCACCGGGAGGCGGACCGCGCCGGGCGGCTGCTCTTCGAGGCGTTCATGTGGCGCTACCACCCGCAGACCGTGCTGGCCCGCCGGATCATCGGCTCCGGTGCGATCGGCGAGGTGGCGACCGTCCGGGCCGCGCTGACCATCACCACGCCGCCCGACGACATCCGCCGTGACCCGGCGCTGGACGGCGGCGCCGTCGGCGATGTCGGGGCGTATTGCATCAGTGCGGTCCGGCTGTTCGGCGGACCGGTGTCCTCGATCTCCGCGGTGGCGGTGGGGGAGAGCCGGGCCGACGGCTCCGCCGGGGTGGACGACCTCCGGGTCGCCGCCGCCGCCCGCTGCGCCTCCGGTGTGCTCGGGGTGCTGGACATCGGGCTGGACCTGATCCGCCGGGACGAGCTCGAGATCATCGGTACCGCTGGCAAGGTCGTCATCCCGGACCCGTGGCTGGGCTCGACCGGGGTGGTCGAGGTGCACCGCTGGAACGGTGCGGTGGCCGAGGTCGAGCGCGTGCCGGTCGACCCGCACGGCGTCCACGGACTGACCGGGTCACTGTTCGACGGCTACCGCATCGAGTTCGCCACGATCGCCGACATCATCGCCGGCGACCATCCCCAGGAGTTCGGCGCCGACGACGCCGTCGACCAGGCCCGCACCCTCGCCGCCCTGCTCACCGCCGTCCGCACCGGCACCCCCACTCCGATCCACCACCCCTGA
- a CDS encoding DUF3558 domain-containing protein produces MKIRPFLAVLPVVLVLGGCAVDGTPIAAARQVTVTVTAPGDAPPPESSAPAGSIPAKTPLPDACSLLTQEEANTLAGRTLLDMEPAGVEFGAATMCQFAGNPEDPGIAQVTVFVGDGVEKSLQIDRDTLKHTFTQPAGIGDEAWQEDGNIFVRKGTVWVQISLVLLTDDAENVVPLQEAAKLALSRF; encoded by the coding sequence GTGAAGATCCGACCGTTTCTCGCCGTCCTTCCGGTGGTGCTGGTCCTTGGCGGATGTGCGGTCGACGGAACCCCGATCGCCGCGGCACGTCAGGTCACCGTGACCGTCACCGCGCCCGGCGATGCCCCGCCCCCGGAATCCTCGGCCCCCGCCGGGTCGATCCCGGCGAAGACCCCGCTGCCCGACGCCTGCTCGCTGCTCACGCAGGAGGAGGCGAACACCCTCGCCGGGCGCACGCTGCTGGACATGGAGCCGGCCGGCGTCGAGTTCGGGGCCGCGACCATGTGCCAGTTCGCCGGCAATCCCGAGGATCCGGGCATCGCCCAGGTGACGGTGTTCGTCGGCGACGGGGTGGAGAAGTCCCTGCAGATCGACCGGGACACGCTGAAGCACACCTTCACCCAGCCCGCCGGCATCGGCGACGAGGCGTGGCAGGAGGACGGCAACATCTTCGTCCGCAAGGGCACGGTCTGGGTGCAGATCTCCCTGGTGCTGCTCACCGACGACGCGGAGAACGTGGTGCCGTTGCAGGAGGCCGCCAAGCTCGCCCTCAGTCGGTTCTGA
- a CDS encoding LacI family DNA-binding transcriptional regulator yields the protein MTGPRDRGGPPKAPTMRDVAEAAGVSKALVSMVIRGAAGVSEDSRRRVLAAAEGIGYRANRTASLLARRRTNLLGVTMQVRNAFHAQLVEEIQAAADAAGYQIVLSAVSRTHDEQRALDTLLEFRCEALLLIGAELAEPDLALISAQAPVVVIGRRTDLTGLDVVRAAEDTAMGLAVDHLVGLGHRRILHVTGGTGAVAADRRRGYETAMTWHGLAGEIRLVEGGHTEIDGAAAGELIARHHGRAQAPTAVAAFNDASAIGVMDSLRAAGLAVPQDISVVGVDDAPLAALSGIRLTSVGQSPAEQASWAVRAAVERLDDGRTERREAVLEPRLVVRSSTAPVPA from the coding sequence GTGACCGGTCCCCGGGACCGCGGCGGACCGCCGAAGGCACCGACCATGCGGGACGTCGCCGAGGCGGCCGGTGTGTCGAAAGCCCTGGTGTCCATGGTGATCCGCGGCGCGGCCGGGGTCAGCGAGGACTCCCGGCGCCGGGTACTGGCCGCCGCGGAGGGCATCGGCTACCGGGCCAACCGCACCGCGAGCCTGCTGGCCCGCCGCCGGACCAACCTGCTCGGCGTCACCATGCAGGTGCGCAACGCCTTCCACGCCCAGCTCGTCGAGGAGATCCAGGCCGCGGCGGACGCGGCCGGCTACCAGATCGTGCTGTCCGCCGTCTCCCGCACCCACGACGAGCAGCGCGCCCTGGACACCCTGCTGGAGTTCCGCTGCGAGGCGCTGCTGCTGATCGGTGCCGAGCTGGCGGAACCTGATCTGGCCCTCATCTCCGCCCAGGCACCGGTGGTCGTGATCGGCCGGCGGACCGATCTGACCGGGCTCGACGTGGTGCGCGCCGCGGAGGACACCGCGATGGGCCTGGCGGTCGACCACCTGGTCGGCCTCGGGCACCGGCGGATCCTGCACGTCACCGGCGGAACCGGCGCGGTCGCCGCGGACCGGCGCCGGGGCTACGAGACGGCCATGACCTGGCACGGGCTGGCCGGCGAGATACGGCTGGTCGAGGGTGGCCACACCGAGATCGACGGCGCCGCCGCCGGTGAACTCATCGCCCGACACCACGGCCGAGCACAGGCGCCGACCGCGGTCGCCGCGTTCAACGACGCCTCGGCGATCGGCGTGATGGACAGTCTGCGGGCCGCAGGACTTGCTGTGCCGCAGGACATCTCGGTGGTCGGGGTGGACGACGCCCCGCTGGCGGCCCTGTCCGGGATCCGGCTCACCAGCGTCGGTCAGTCCCCCGCCGAGCAGGCGTCCTGGGCCGTACGGGCCGCGGTCGAACGGCTCGACGACGGGCGCACGGAACGCCGCGAGGCGGTGCTGGAACCGCGACTCGTGGTCCGGTCCAGCACCGCCCCGGTGCCTGCCTGA
- a CDS encoding ATP-binding cassette domain-containing protein, translated as MTDTIAEHADVALTKGESLIQMSDIGKSYGAIRALSGINLRVNAGEVTCVLGDNGAGKSTLIKIMSGLHPHSEGTLKVDGAEVTFGSPRQALDHGIATVYQDLAVVGLMEVWRNFFLGSEMRSSRLPLAPLKISEMKEIADAELRKMGVVVKDINQPIGTLSGGQRQCVAIARAVYFGARVLILDEPTAALGVKQSGVVLKYTAAARDAGLGVVFITHNPHHAYLVGDHFIILKLGACVLDRKRSEVSLEELTAEMAGGQELAELSHELGR; from the coding sequence ATGACCGACACCATCGCAGAACACGCCGATGTGGCCCTCACCAAGGGCGAGTCGCTGATCCAGATGTCGGACATCGGCAAGTCCTACGGGGCCATCCGGGCGCTGTCCGGGATCAACCTCCGGGTCAACGCCGGTGAGGTCACCTGCGTGCTGGGCGACAACGGCGCCGGCAAGTCCACCTTGATCAAGATCATGTCCGGGCTGCACCCGCACTCCGAGGGCACGCTCAAGGTGGACGGCGCGGAGGTCACCTTCGGCTCGCCGCGGCAGGCGCTGGACCACGGGATCGCCACCGTGTACCAGGATCTCGCCGTGGTCGGCCTGATGGAGGTGTGGCGGAACTTCTTCCTCGGCTCCGAGATGCGCAGTTCGCGGCTGCCGCTGGCGCCGCTGAAGATCAGTGAGATGAAGGAGATCGCCGACGCCGAACTGCGCAAGATGGGCGTGGTGGTCAAGGACATCAACCAGCCGATCGGGACGCTGTCCGGCGGTCAGCGGCAGTGTGTCGCCATCGCCCGTGCCGTCTACTTCGGTGCCCGGGTGCTGATCCTCGACGAGCCCACCGCCGCACTGGGTGTCAAGCAGTCAGGGGTGGTGCTGAAGTACACCGCCGCCGCCCGGGACGCGGGGCTCGGGGTCGTCTTCATCACCCACAACCCGCACCACGCCTACCTCGTCGGTGATCACTTCATCATCCTGAAGCTGGGCGCCTGCGTGCTGGACCGCAAGCGGTCGGAGGTCTCGCTGGAGGAGCTGACCGCCGAGATGGCCGGCGGGCAGGAGCTGGCCGAGCTGTCGCACGAGCTGGGGCGCTGA
- a CDS encoding LLM class flavin-dependent oxidoreductase, with the protein MTAPALPDPALIVLAGAAGAGKSFWAASRYRSTEIVSSDALRAMVGSGPADLDASTAAFDVLERIVTARIGRGLTTVVDTLGFDAGRRIRWRELAAGAGLPAVLVLLDTPAALCRSRNRSRDRPVPAPVLTAQLHSVRELDARIDDEGWDLVIRVIDDGAAPAAVELPADAAPAGPGADGPEVILQLSRFPWDADPAGWLAGIATAATESGLAGIALMDHLIQIPQVGRAWDPIPDPFVTLGLLAGLPGGLKLGTLVSPVTIRPGGVLAKAISTLDVLTGGRAFCGIGAGWWDREHRAFGLPFPEPGARLDAVEAAITGLRAWWGPGTKALETPAVRLPETTCYPRPLGSPPIIVGGTGRRTLRIAGALADGCNVPADDQLPARIAAVRDAAAGAGRAPADVSITVLDLPVLGEDREDVARRVEKVRGRTPAAQYVRRHPAGTAAEHAARYRDLAEQGVSTVFLALPDLYGPDDVHRLAPLVAALR; encoded by the coding sequence ATGACCGCCCCGGCGCTCCCCGACCCGGCACTGATCGTGCTGGCGGGAGCGGCGGGGGCCGGGAAGTCGTTCTGGGCCGCGAGCCGGTACCGCAGCACCGAGATCGTCTCCTCCGACGCCCTGCGTGCGATGGTCGGCTCCGGGCCGGCTGACCTGGACGCGAGCACCGCCGCCTTCGACGTCCTGGAGCGCATCGTCACAGCCCGGATCGGCCGCGGCCTGACCACCGTCGTCGACACCCTGGGCTTCGATGCCGGCCGCCGGATCCGCTGGCGGGAGCTGGCGGCCGGTGCGGGCCTGCCCGCAGTGCTGGTGCTGCTCGACACCCCGGCGGCGTTGTGCCGCTCGCGCAACCGATCGCGGGACCGCCCCGTCCCGGCACCGGTGTTGACCGCCCAGCTCCACTCCGTCCGCGAGCTCGACGCCCGGATCGACGACGAGGGCTGGGATCTCGTGATCCGGGTGATCGACGACGGCGCCGCTCCGGCAGCTGTCGAGCTACCTGCTGATGCCGCCCCGGCCGGCCCGGGCGCCGATGGGCCGGAGGTGATCCTCCAGTTGTCCCGCTTCCCCTGGGACGCGGACCCGGCGGGCTGGCTGGCCGGGATCGCCACGGCCGCAACGGAATCCGGGCTTGCCGGGATCGCCCTGATGGACCATCTGATCCAGATCCCGCAGGTCGGTCGCGCCTGGGACCCGATCCCCGATCCGTTTGTCACCCTCGGGCTGCTGGCGGGACTGCCGGGCGGACTCAAGCTCGGCACCCTCGTCTCGCCGGTGACCATCCGGCCGGGAGGTGTGCTGGCCAAGGCGATCTCGACCCTCGACGTGCTGACCGGTGGTCGGGCGTTCTGCGGGATCGGCGCCGGCTGGTGGGATCGCGAGCACCGCGCCTTCGGCCTGCCGTTCCCGGAGCCGGGTGCCCGGCTCGATGCGGTGGAGGCGGCGATCACCGGCCTACGGGCCTGGTGGGGTCCCGGCACCAAGGCGCTCGAGACACCGGCCGTCCGACTGCCCGAGACCACGTGCTATCCAAGGCCTCTCGGATCGCCGCCGATCATCGTCGGCGGGACCGGACGCCGCACCCTGCGGATCGCCGGGGCGCTGGCGGACGGCTGCAACGTGCCCGCGGACGACCAGCTGCCCGCCCGGATCGCCGCCGTCCGGGATGCCGCCGCCGGGGCCGGCCGGGCGCCGGCGGACGTGTCGATCACCGTGCTCGACCTACCGGTGCTCGGTGAGGACCGGGAGGACGTGGCCCGGCGGGTGGAGAAGGTGCGCGGCCGTACCCCTGCGGCGCAGTACGTCCGCCGGCACCCGGCCGGCACCGCCGCCGAGCATGCCGCCCGATACCGGGATCTCGCCGAGCAGGGCGTCTCGACGGTGTTCCTCGCACTGCCCGACCTGTACGGCCCGGACGACGTCCACCGCCTCGCCCCGCTGGTCGCCGCCCTCCGCTGA